One genomic segment of Gadus chalcogrammus isolate NIFS_2021 chromosome 3, NIFS_Gcha_1.0, whole genome shotgun sequence includes these proteins:
- the zgc:66455 gene encoding uncharacterized protein zgc:66455 isoform X1, whose protein sequence is MKMPQYHFGLKKSIFVLIFGILTKCCYSQFLTSDEEKSYHISHPARSPPDEQMDEGGHAFYALRGCHQVLRGESGEFFSPDYLCSNPALWCNWTIQVDPTMRIQLYLEDLVPSDACHLKQDQIHVDEAAGVYGAHKILQKCWREAKYISVSNTLHVVLLIGGHPSYSYRGVYGRYQAFGPPAVYNPLDKRTEPDNISWMGTSVTAVPPPGERGTEYLPKSNSGNEESVVVDGPALLSPEKDDLGNDYYPPTSTLPVMQHWMPGPPAEQAGTLRGALILIEEEGLAVHENHRTPSPGVGEFEGPSEDSIPASAGTLRAGKRAAENQSDHEAVHAPPSSRPSLHSSTATRRNVEELQSDESTFTSPAPQNISLPAEHLMAVKSVQHSEEVEVEGTRLSKNPESQPPSTDHFVSVHTQRAPPPAQPSVVDQRAGPRTTGDDRIHAEFGHIPGDHLFEVGVEVNFQHNPEEHWDRTARSMLLSVKTLISKQLEFLSTPKMLSKRIKRLSAGVLYILWLQLSEGVAGQHVHTAIHTMLQELIETSIKLQDSQSHAVIVSVSTADVNECGTHLMLCDTNAECVNVFGSYSCHCRPGFKDASRLGSGTVCVDAKASGCRSGPSAEVTKGVYVVFFLLSVLILTLLASMAVMYSRHHRGTFLLHCHRDGLTDDIPRPARERRNFDADADLPPPPPPIRRPKDGWAHPKEGWSHPKECCPPVDVPLLRFNPILPLDGLIDPPEEMGRQ, encoded by the exons ATGAAGATGCCACAATATCATTTTGGGCTCAAGAAGTCCATCTTTGTGCTAATATTTGGAATTCTTACGAAATGCTGCTACTCGCAG TTTTTAACATCAGATGAAGAGAAGTCTTATCACATATCGCATCCCGCTCGCTCTCCCCCAGACGAACAAATGGACGAGGGCGGCCACGCCTTCTATGCGCTGCGGGGCTGTCACCAGGTCCTGCGTGGGGAGAGCGGGGAGTTCTTCTCCCCGGACTACCTGTGTTCCAACCCGGCCCTCTGGTGCAACTGGACCATCCAGGTGGACCCCACCATGCGCATCCAGCTGTACCTGGAAGACCTGGTCCCGTCCGATGCCTGCCACCTCAAGCAGGATCAGATCCATGTGGACGAGGCCGCGGGCGTCTACGGCGCTCACAAGATCCTGCAGAAGTGTTGGCGCGAGGCCAAGTACATCTCGGTCTCCAACACGCTCCACGTGGTCCTGCTGATCGGAGGGCACCCCAGTTACTCGTACAGGGGCGTCTACGGGCGCTACCAGGCCTTCGGACCCCCGGCGGTCTACAACCCCCTTGACAAACGCACGGAGCCCGATAACATCTCATGGATGGGGACGAGCGTTACAGCCGTGCCTCCTCCTGGGGAAAGGGGGACTGAATATTTACCAAAGAGCAATAGTGGAAATGAGGAATCCGTAGTGGTCGACGGACCAGCCCTACTCTCCCCAGAGAAGGATGACCTGGGGAACGATTACTACCCGCcgacctccaccctgcctgtGATGCAGCACTGGATGCCCGGGCCTCCAGCAGAACAAGCCGGCACCCTGAGAGGCGCTCTGATTCTGATAGAGGAGGAAGGCCTTGCTGTGCATGAAAACCACCGCACACCGTCCCCAGGGGTTGGGGAGTTTGAGGGCCCCTCGGAGGATTCAATCCCAGCGTCCGCTGGGACTCTGCGAGCCGGGAAACGGGCGGCGGAGAACCAGTCGGACCACGAAGCAGTCCATGCTCCTCCGAGCTCCAGGCCGTCGCTGCACAGCTCCACCGCCACTCGCAGAAATGTGGAAGAGCTGCAGTCAGACGAAAGCACTTTTACCTCCCCAGCGCCGCAGAACATCAGTTTGCCAGCTGAGCATTTGATGGCCGTCAAGTCGGTGCAGCATTCAGAAGAGGTTGAGGTTGAGGGCACACGGCTCAGCAAGAACCCTGAATCACAACCTCCTTCCACGGATCACTTTGTGTCCGTCCACACCCAGAGAGCCCCCCCACCTGCACAGCCCAGCGTGGTGGATCAGCGGGCGGGTCCCAGAACCACGG GAGATGACAGGATTCACGCAGAGTTTGGACATATACCCGGTG ATCACCTTTTTGAGGTCGGCGTCGAGGTGAACTTCCAACACAATCCTGAGGAACACTGGGACCGCACAGCAAGGTCCATGCTGCTCTCTGTGAAGACCTTG atcAGCAAGCAACTGGAATTTCTTTCTACCCCAAAAATGTTGTCCAAAAGGATAAAAAG GCTCAGTGCGGGGGTCCTGTACATCCTCTGGCTGCAGCTCTCAGAGGGGGTTGCTGGTCAGCATGTCCACACAGCCATCCATACCATGCTGCAGGAGCTCATAGAGACCAGCATCAAGCTGCAGGACAGCCAGAGCCATGCCGTCATTGTCTCTGTCTCCACAGCAG ATGTCAACGAATGCGGCACTCACTTAATGCTATGTGACACGAATGCGGAATGTGTGAACGTGTTCGGCTCCTACTCGTGTCACTGCCGGCCAGGGTTCAAGGACGCGTCGCGGCTGGGCTCGGGAACGGTCTGTGTGGATGCCAAGGCCTCCG GATGCCGGTCCGGACCGTCTGCAGAGGTCACCAAGGGCGTGTACGTGGTGTTCTTCCTGCTCAGCGTCCTCATCCTGACCCTCCTGGCCTCCATGGCGGTAATGTACAGCCGCCACCACCGCGGCACCTTCCTGCTCCACTGCCACAGGGACGGCTTGACCGATGACATTCCCCGCCCTGCCAGAGAACGCCGGAATTTCGACGCAGACGCAGACCTGCCCCCGCCACCCCCGCCCATACGGCGCCCCAAGGACGGCTGGGCCCATCCCAAAGAGGGCTGGTCTCACCCCAAAGAATGCTGCCCCCCTGTTGACGTGCCATTGCTGCGCTTCAACCCCATCCTGCCACTGGACGGTCTGATCGATCCCccagaggagatggggaggcAGTGA
- the zgc:66455 gene encoding uncharacterized protein zgc:66455 isoform X4: MLLLADEQMDEGGHAFYALRGCHQVLRGESGEFFSPDYLCSNPALWCNWTIQVDPTMRIQLYLEDLVPSDACHLKQDQIHVDEAAGVYGAHKILQKCWREAKYISVSNTLHVVLLIGGHPSYSYRGVYGRYQAFGPPAVYNPLDKRTEPDNISWMGTSVTAVPPPGERGTEYLPKSNSGNEESVVVDGPALLSPEKDDLGNDYYPPTSTLPVMQHWMPGPPAEQAGTLRGALILIEEEGLAVHENHRTPSPGVGEFEGPSEDSIPASAGTLRAGKRAAENQSDHEAVHAPPSSRPSLHSSTATRRNVEELQSDESTFTSPAPQNISLPAEHLMAVKSVQHSEEVEVEGTRLSKNPESQPPSTDHFVSVHTQRAPPPAQPSVVDQRAGPRTTGDDRIHAEFGHIPGDHLFEVGVEVNFQHNPEEHWDRTARSMLLSVKTLISKQLEFLSTPKMLSKRIKRLSAGVLYILWLQLSEGVAGQHVHTAIHTMLQELIETSIKLQDSQSHAVIVSVSTADVNECGTHLMLCDTNAECVNVFGSYSCHCRPGFKDASRLGSGTVCVDAKASGCRSGPSAEVTKGVYVVFFLLSVLILTLLASMAVMYSRHHRGTFLLHCHRDGLTDDIPRPARERRNFDADADLPPPPPPIRRPKDGWAHPKEGWSHPKECCPPVDVPLLRFNPILPLDGLIDPPEEMGRQ; encoded by the exons ATGCTGCTACTCGCAG ACGAACAAATGGACGAGGGCGGCCACGCCTTCTATGCGCTGCGGGGCTGTCACCAGGTCCTGCGTGGGGAGAGCGGGGAGTTCTTCTCCCCGGACTACCTGTGTTCCAACCCGGCCCTCTGGTGCAACTGGACCATCCAGGTGGACCCCACCATGCGCATCCAGCTGTACCTGGAAGACCTGGTCCCGTCCGATGCCTGCCACCTCAAGCAGGATCAGATCCATGTGGACGAGGCCGCGGGCGTCTACGGCGCTCACAAGATCCTGCAGAAGTGTTGGCGCGAGGCCAAGTACATCTCGGTCTCCAACACGCTCCACGTGGTCCTGCTGATCGGAGGGCACCCCAGTTACTCGTACAGGGGCGTCTACGGGCGCTACCAGGCCTTCGGACCCCCGGCGGTCTACAACCCCCTTGACAAACGCACGGAGCCCGATAACATCTCATGGATGGGGACGAGCGTTACAGCCGTGCCTCCTCCTGGGGAAAGGGGGACTGAATATTTACCAAAGAGCAATAGTGGAAATGAGGAATCCGTAGTGGTCGACGGACCAGCCCTACTCTCCCCAGAGAAGGATGACCTGGGGAACGATTACTACCCGCcgacctccaccctgcctgtGATGCAGCACTGGATGCCCGGGCCTCCAGCAGAACAAGCCGGCACCCTGAGAGGCGCTCTGATTCTGATAGAGGAGGAAGGCCTTGCTGTGCATGAAAACCACCGCACACCGTCCCCAGGGGTTGGGGAGTTTGAGGGCCCCTCGGAGGATTCAATCCCAGCGTCCGCTGGGACTCTGCGAGCCGGGAAACGGGCGGCGGAGAACCAGTCGGACCACGAAGCAGTCCATGCTCCTCCGAGCTCCAGGCCGTCGCTGCACAGCTCCACCGCCACTCGCAGAAATGTGGAAGAGCTGCAGTCAGACGAAAGCACTTTTACCTCCCCAGCGCCGCAGAACATCAGTTTGCCAGCTGAGCATTTGATGGCCGTCAAGTCGGTGCAGCATTCAGAAGAGGTTGAGGTTGAGGGCACACGGCTCAGCAAGAACCCTGAATCACAACCTCCTTCCACGGATCACTTTGTGTCCGTCCACACCCAGAGAGCCCCCCCACCTGCACAGCCCAGCGTGGTGGATCAGCGGGCGGGTCCCAGAACCACGG GAGATGACAGGATTCACGCAGAGTTTGGACATATACCCGGTG ATCACCTTTTTGAGGTCGGCGTCGAGGTGAACTTCCAACACAATCCTGAGGAACACTGGGACCGCACAGCAAGGTCCATGCTGCTCTCTGTGAAGACCTTG atcAGCAAGCAACTGGAATTTCTTTCTACCCCAAAAATGTTGTCCAAAAGGATAAAAAG GCTCAGTGCGGGGGTCCTGTACATCCTCTGGCTGCAGCTCTCAGAGGGGGTTGCTGGTCAGCATGTCCACACAGCCATCCATACCATGCTGCAGGAGCTCATAGAGACCAGCATCAAGCTGCAGGACAGCCAGAGCCATGCCGTCATTGTCTCTGTCTCCACAGCAG ATGTCAACGAATGCGGCACTCACTTAATGCTATGTGACACGAATGCGGAATGTGTGAACGTGTTCGGCTCCTACTCGTGTCACTGCCGGCCAGGGTTCAAGGACGCGTCGCGGCTGGGCTCGGGAACGGTCTGTGTGGATGCCAAGGCCTCCG GATGCCGGTCCGGACCGTCTGCAGAGGTCACCAAGGGCGTGTACGTGGTGTTCTTCCTGCTCAGCGTCCTCATCCTGACCCTCCTGGCCTCCATGGCGGTAATGTACAGCCGCCACCACCGCGGCACCTTCCTGCTCCACTGCCACAGGGACGGCTTGACCGATGACATTCCCCGCCCTGCCAGAGAACGCCGGAATTTCGACGCAGACGCAGACCTGCCCCCGCCACCCCCGCCCATACGGCGCCCCAAGGACGGCTGGGCCCATCCCAAAGAGGGCTGGTCTCACCCCAAAGAATGCTGCCCCCCTGTTGACGTGCCATTGCTGCGCTTCAACCCCATCCTGCCACTGGACGGTCTGATCGATCCCccagaggagatggggaggcAGTGA
- the zgc:66455 gene encoding uncharacterized protein zgc:66455 isoform X2: protein MKMPQYHFGLKKSIFVLIFGILTKCCYSQIIEDDVTNVSDEQMDEGGHAFYALRGCHQVLRGESGEFFSPDYLCSNPALWCNWTIQVDPTMRIQLYLEDLVPSDACHLKQDQIHVDEAAGVYGAHKILQKCWREAKYISVSNTLHVVLLIGGHPSYSYRGVYGRYQAFGPPAVYNPLDKRTEPDNISWMGTSVTAVPPPGERGTEYLPKSNSGNEESVVVDGPALLSPEKDDLGNDYYPPTSTLPVMQHWMPGPPAEQAGTLRGALILIEEEGLAVHENHRTPSPGVGEFEGPSEDSIPASAGTLRAGKRAAENQSDHEAVHAPPSSRPSLHSSTATRRNVEELQSDESTFTSPAPQNISLPAEHLMAVKSVQHSEEVEVEGTRLSKNPESQPPSTDHFVSVHTQRAPPPAQPSVVDQRAGPRTTGDDRIHAEFGHIPGDHLFEVGVEVNFQHNPEEHWDRTARSMLLSVKTLISKQLEFLSTPKMLSKRIKRLSAGVLYILWLQLSEGVAGQHVHTAIHTMLQELIETSIKLQDSQSHAVIVSVSTADVNECGTHLMLCDTNAECVNVFGSYSCHCRPGFKDASRLGSGTVCVDAKASGCRSGPSAEVTKGVYVVFFLLSVLILTLLASMAVMYSRHHRGTFLLHCHRDGLTDDIPRPARERRNFDADADLPPPPPPIRRPKDGWAHPKEGWSHPKECCPPVDVPLLRFNPILPLDGLIDPPEEMGRQ, encoded by the exons ATGAAGATGCCACAATATCATTTTGGGCTCAAGAAGTCCATCTTTGTGCTAATATTTGGAATTCTTACGAAATGCTGCTACTCGCAG ATTATTGAAGATGATGTTACTAATGTTTCGG ACGAACAAATGGACGAGGGCGGCCACGCCTTCTATGCGCTGCGGGGCTGTCACCAGGTCCTGCGTGGGGAGAGCGGGGAGTTCTTCTCCCCGGACTACCTGTGTTCCAACCCGGCCCTCTGGTGCAACTGGACCATCCAGGTGGACCCCACCATGCGCATCCAGCTGTACCTGGAAGACCTGGTCCCGTCCGATGCCTGCCACCTCAAGCAGGATCAGATCCATGTGGACGAGGCCGCGGGCGTCTACGGCGCTCACAAGATCCTGCAGAAGTGTTGGCGCGAGGCCAAGTACATCTCGGTCTCCAACACGCTCCACGTGGTCCTGCTGATCGGAGGGCACCCCAGTTACTCGTACAGGGGCGTCTACGGGCGCTACCAGGCCTTCGGACCCCCGGCGGTCTACAACCCCCTTGACAAACGCACGGAGCCCGATAACATCTCATGGATGGGGACGAGCGTTACAGCCGTGCCTCCTCCTGGGGAAAGGGGGACTGAATATTTACCAAAGAGCAATAGTGGAAATGAGGAATCCGTAGTGGTCGACGGACCAGCCCTACTCTCCCCAGAGAAGGATGACCTGGGGAACGATTACTACCCGCcgacctccaccctgcctgtGATGCAGCACTGGATGCCCGGGCCTCCAGCAGAACAAGCCGGCACCCTGAGAGGCGCTCTGATTCTGATAGAGGAGGAAGGCCTTGCTGTGCATGAAAACCACCGCACACCGTCCCCAGGGGTTGGGGAGTTTGAGGGCCCCTCGGAGGATTCAATCCCAGCGTCCGCTGGGACTCTGCGAGCCGGGAAACGGGCGGCGGAGAACCAGTCGGACCACGAAGCAGTCCATGCTCCTCCGAGCTCCAGGCCGTCGCTGCACAGCTCCACCGCCACTCGCAGAAATGTGGAAGAGCTGCAGTCAGACGAAAGCACTTTTACCTCCCCAGCGCCGCAGAACATCAGTTTGCCAGCTGAGCATTTGATGGCCGTCAAGTCGGTGCAGCATTCAGAAGAGGTTGAGGTTGAGGGCACACGGCTCAGCAAGAACCCTGAATCACAACCTCCTTCCACGGATCACTTTGTGTCCGTCCACACCCAGAGAGCCCCCCCACCTGCACAGCCCAGCGTGGTGGATCAGCGGGCGGGTCCCAGAACCACGG GAGATGACAGGATTCACGCAGAGTTTGGACATATACCCGGTG ATCACCTTTTTGAGGTCGGCGTCGAGGTGAACTTCCAACACAATCCTGAGGAACACTGGGACCGCACAGCAAGGTCCATGCTGCTCTCTGTGAAGACCTTG atcAGCAAGCAACTGGAATTTCTTTCTACCCCAAAAATGTTGTCCAAAAGGATAAAAAG GCTCAGTGCGGGGGTCCTGTACATCCTCTGGCTGCAGCTCTCAGAGGGGGTTGCTGGTCAGCATGTCCACACAGCCATCCATACCATGCTGCAGGAGCTCATAGAGACCAGCATCAAGCTGCAGGACAGCCAGAGCCATGCCGTCATTGTCTCTGTCTCCACAGCAG ATGTCAACGAATGCGGCACTCACTTAATGCTATGTGACACGAATGCGGAATGTGTGAACGTGTTCGGCTCCTACTCGTGTCACTGCCGGCCAGGGTTCAAGGACGCGTCGCGGCTGGGCTCGGGAACGGTCTGTGTGGATGCCAAGGCCTCCG GATGCCGGTCCGGACCGTCTGCAGAGGTCACCAAGGGCGTGTACGTGGTGTTCTTCCTGCTCAGCGTCCTCATCCTGACCCTCCTGGCCTCCATGGCGGTAATGTACAGCCGCCACCACCGCGGCACCTTCCTGCTCCACTGCCACAGGGACGGCTTGACCGATGACATTCCCCGCCCTGCCAGAGAACGCCGGAATTTCGACGCAGACGCAGACCTGCCCCCGCCACCCCCGCCCATACGGCGCCCCAAGGACGGCTGGGCCCATCCCAAAGAGGGCTGGTCTCACCCCAAAGAATGCTGCCCCCCTGTTGACGTGCCATTGCTGCGCTTCAACCCCATCCTGCCACTGGACGGTCTGATCGATCCCccagaggagatggggaggcAGTGA
- the si:ch211-198c19.1 gene encoding uncharacterized protein si:ch211-198c19.1 — MSTILFSSLLLSVVLASAPPTLDTDEDLQKTGFGRPPPRHGLRLLKWYVKACLDNNMEALCDPVAGEYGFHPFGNEEDLLPRLPDGQPLGYFTIGNLHSPHAEDLPYDVRKDYDPNDPLSNEDRVLVKYNENTQHVSDIFISEHYNKTRTYIIGPKLLAFLRQLTHHFYIEM; from the coding sequence ATGAGTAccattctcttctcctccctgctgCTGTCTGTGGTGTTGGCCTCAGCGCCACCAACCCTTGATACTGACGAGGATCTGCAGAAGACCGGCTTCGGTCGTCCTCCCCCTCGCCATGGCCTCAGGCTGCTAAAGTGGTACGTTAAAGCGTGCCTGGATAACAACATGGAGGCTCTGTGCGACCCCGTCGCCGGAGAATACGGATTCCACCCGTTTGGCAACGAGGAGGACCTGCTGCCCAGGCTTCCAGACGGGCAGCCATTGGGATACTTCACCATCGGCAACCTCCACTCACCCCACGCAGAGGACCTGCCGTATGATGTGAGGAAGGACTACGACCCCAATGACCCTCTGAGCAACGAGGACAGAGTACTGGTCAAGTACAACGAGAACACCCAGCATGTCTCTGACATCTTCATCTCCGAGCATTACAACAAGACTAGGACCTACATCATCGGCCCCAAACTCCTTGCCTTCCTCAGGCAGCTAACGCACCACTTTTACATAGAAATGTGA
- the zgc:66455 gene encoding uncharacterized protein zgc:66455 isoform X3, translated as MMLLMFRFLTSDEEKSYHISHPARSPPDEQMDEGGHAFYALRGCHQVLRGESGEFFSPDYLCSNPALWCNWTIQVDPTMRIQLYLEDLVPSDACHLKQDQIHVDEAAGVYGAHKILQKCWREAKYISVSNTLHVVLLIGGHPSYSYRGVYGRYQAFGPPAVYNPLDKRTEPDNISWMGTSVTAVPPPGERGTEYLPKSNSGNEESVVVDGPALLSPEKDDLGNDYYPPTSTLPVMQHWMPGPPAEQAGTLRGALILIEEEGLAVHENHRTPSPGVGEFEGPSEDSIPASAGTLRAGKRAAENQSDHEAVHAPPSSRPSLHSSTATRRNVEELQSDESTFTSPAPQNISLPAEHLMAVKSVQHSEEVEVEGTRLSKNPESQPPSTDHFVSVHTQRAPPPAQPSVVDQRAGPRTTGDDRIHAEFGHIPGDHLFEVGVEVNFQHNPEEHWDRTARSMLLSVKTLISKQLEFLSTPKMLSKRIKRLSAGVLYILWLQLSEGVAGQHVHTAIHTMLQELIETSIKLQDSQSHAVIVSVSTADVNECGTHLMLCDTNAECVNVFGSYSCHCRPGFKDASRLGSGTVCVDAKASGCRSGPSAEVTKGVYVVFFLLSVLILTLLASMAVMYSRHHRGTFLLHCHRDGLTDDIPRPARERRNFDADADLPPPPPPIRRPKDGWAHPKEGWSHPKECCPPVDVPLLRFNPILPLDGLIDPPEEMGRQ; from the exons ATGATGTTACTAATGTTTCGG TTTTTAACATCAGATGAAGAGAAGTCTTATCACATATCGCATCCCGCTCGCTCTCCCCCAGACGAACAAATGGACGAGGGCGGCCACGCCTTCTATGCGCTGCGGGGCTGTCACCAGGTCCTGCGTGGGGAGAGCGGGGAGTTCTTCTCCCCGGACTACCTGTGTTCCAACCCGGCCCTCTGGTGCAACTGGACCATCCAGGTGGACCCCACCATGCGCATCCAGCTGTACCTGGAAGACCTGGTCCCGTCCGATGCCTGCCACCTCAAGCAGGATCAGATCCATGTGGACGAGGCCGCGGGCGTCTACGGCGCTCACAAGATCCTGCAGAAGTGTTGGCGCGAGGCCAAGTACATCTCGGTCTCCAACACGCTCCACGTGGTCCTGCTGATCGGAGGGCACCCCAGTTACTCGTACAGGGGCGTCTACGGGCGCTACCAGGCCTTCGGACCCCCGGCGGTCTACAACCCCCTTGACAAACGCACGGAGCCCGATAACATCTCATGGATGGGGACGAGCGTTACAGCCGTGCCTCCTCCTGGGGAAAGGGGGACTGAATATTTACCAAAGAGCAATAGTGGAAATGAGGAATCCGTAGTGGTCGACGGACCAGCCCTACTCTCCCCAGAGAAGGATGACCTGGGGAACGATTACTACCCGCcgacctccaccctgcctgtGATGCAGCACTGGATGCCCGGGCCTCCAGCAGAACAAGCCGGCACCCTGAGAGGCGCTCTGATTCTGATAGAGGAGGAAGGCCTTGCTGTGCATGAAAACCACCGCACACCGTCCCCAGGGGTTGGGGAGTTTGAGGGCCCCTCGGAGGATTCAATCCCAGCGTCCGCTGGGACTCTGCGAGCCGGGAAACGGGCGGCGGAGAACCAGTCGGACCACGAAGCAGTCCATGCTCCTCCGAGCTCCAGGCCGTCGCTGCACAGCTCCACCGCCACTCGCAGAAATGTGGAAGAGCTGCAGTCAGACGAAAGCACTTTTACCTCCCCAGCGCCGCAGAACATCAGTTTGCCAGCTGAGCATTTGATGGCCGTCAAGTCGGTGCAGCATTCAGAAGAGGTTGAGGTTGAGGGCACACGGCTCAGCAAGAACCCTGAATCACAACCTCCTTCCACGGATCACTTTGTGTCCGTCCACACCCAGAGAGCCCCCCCACCTGCACAGCCCAGCGTGGTGGATCAGCGGGCGGGTCCCAGAACCACGG GAGATGACAGGATTCACGCAGAGTTTGGACATATACCCGGTG ATCACCTTTTTGAGGTCGGCGTCGAGGTGAACTTCCAACACAATCCTGAGGAACACTGGGACCGCACAGCAAGGTCCATGCTGCTCTCTGTGAAGACCTTG atcAGCAAGCAACTGGAATTTCTTTCTACCCCAAAAATGTTGTCCAAAAGGATAAAAAG GCTCAGTGCGGGGGTCCTGTACATCCTCTGGCTGCAGCTCTCAGAGGGGGTTGCTGGTCAGCATGTCCACACAGCCATCCATACCATGCTGCAGGAGCTCATAGAGACCAGCATCAAGCTGCAGGACAGCCAGAGCCATGCCGTCATTGTCTCTGTCTCCACAGCAG ATGTCAACGAATGCGGCACTCACTTAATGCTATGTGACACGAATGCGGAATGTGTGAACGTGTTCGGCTCCTACTCGTGTCACTGCCGGCCAGGGTTCAAGGACGCGTCGCGGCTGGGCTCGGGAACGGTCTGTGTGGATGCCAAGGCCTCCG GATGCCGGTCCGGACCGTCTGCAGAGGTCACCAAGGGCGTGTACGTGGTGTTCTTCCTGCTCAGCGTCCTCATCCTGACCCTCCTGGCCTCCATGGCGGTAATGTACAGCCGCCACCACCGCGGCACCTTCCTGCTCCACTGCCACAGGGACGGCTTGACCGATGACATTCCCCGCCCTGCCAGAGAACGCCGGAATTTCGACGCAGACGCAGACCTGCCCCCGCCACCCCCGCCCATACGGCGCCCCAAGGACGGCTGGGCCCATCCCAAAGAGGGCTGGTCTCACCCCAAAGAATGCTGCCCCCCTGTTGACGTGCCATTGCTGCGCTTCAACCCCATCCTGCCACTGGACGGTCTGATCGATCCCccagaggagatggggaggcAGTGA